CGCCGTTGATGGAGGTCAGCAGCTCCGGAAAATGGATGCAGCGGGAGGAAAAGTGGGGTGGGAAATCCTTGGGCAGCGCCCGGCCCCTCTCCAGGAGAAACGGCGTTGCGTCGTTCATGGCGTTGAAGGTGGAGGTATACTCTTTCTGCCAGCAGAGATCACACAGCGCGCAGCCCCGGCAGGTGGCCTCCGCCGCCCGGTCGAAGATAATGGCCGGGTTTTCCGTGGGGGCTGAATTGCGGCTGAAGCTGTCGTAGAGGTCCCGCAGGGCTGCGGAGGACTCCTTGAGCTGGAGCCGCAGCCGGTCCAGAAGCGTCACATCCTCCTTTTCCTGGACCCGCTTTCCGGAGAAGAGCTTCCCGGGGAGGAAGAGGAAAACCGTACAGCCCAGGAGCGTCTCCGCCAGAAGGGAGGGCGTGTCCTGCCAAATGGCGGAGAGCAGCAGCGCGGCCAGTGCGGTCAGGGCCGCGGCGGATCCCCGGCCGCAGCGGCTGCGCAGTCCGGCCAGAAGGCCGCTGAGGCCGTAGGCGGCGGCATAGAACAGCGTGTCCGCCCCGGAGCAGAGGTCCATGGCAAGGCCCGTGCAGATGCCGGCGGCCGCGCCGATGCCCATGCCCTGCTGATAGGCCGTGTAGAGCAGCAGACAGCATACGGCGGCACGCCCCGGGGAGATGCCTCCCGGCAGGGCCAGCCCCGCCACGCTGGTCAGCAGTGTCACCGACACATAGAGGAGCGTCAGCTGGCGGTTGCCCTCCTGGCGCAGCAGCAATGTGTATAGCCGGGCGGAGACACCGGTCAGCGCTGCGGCCGCGAGACAGGGAAAGAGGTTGTCCCAGAAGCGGAAGGATTGGAAAAGATAGATAAAATGTACGCAGAGAAATAAAAAGACCGAGAGCACCGGGGTGAAAAGAGGACTCTTGGCCGGACGAGTCCCCTCGAAGGCAGTGGCCGCGGCAAAAATCAGCACGGCGGCGGCTAAAAATCGGAGCGCGTCCGCAAACTCCAAAAAGAGAGCCGCACCAGTTAGACAGCCGGCCAGTGCCGCCCCGCCGGCGGCCCCTGTTCCCGCTGCGGCGGCAAAGCCCAATGCAAAGGGCTGATATCCTCCGGCGACAGTGCTGCCTGTCAGGGCCGCGGACAGGAAAAAGCGAACCCCGCAGCCAAGCAGGAGGGACATCTGCTCCTTATTCAAAGATAAACGCTTCACGGCTGTGACCATCCCTTTCGTAGAATCGCTTGTCCCATTCTACAAAAGCCCTCCCCGAAAAGGCTGTCGGGAAAAGACAGGGGAATAAAATTTTCCATATTTTTCTGGGAAGAAGGGAAAATGAACCGTTCAGCGCGCCTGAAAGGCAAAAAACTCCCCCTGCGGCATCAAACCGCAGAGGGAGGCGATCAGAGGGAGGCAAGATAGGAGGCCGTGGCGCCGATGTCCTGCTGAATCTGGGCGCGGAGCGCGTCCACCGAATCAAAGCGCATCTCACCGCGAAGCTTTTTGAAAAAGTCCAGGCGCAGCGTCTGGCCGTAGAGGTCGCCCTCAAAATGGAGCAGGGAGGCCTCCACCGTGATGTCGGCGCCGTTGTTCACCGTGGGGCGGTTGCCCACGTTGGTGACCGCGTCATAGGCGGAGCCGTCGGGCAAATAGGCCCGGGTGACGTAGACGCCGTGGCTGGGGATCAGCACATTGGGGGGGACGATCAGATTGGCCGTGGGAAAGAGCTGGGATCGTCCGATGCCGCGCCCGTGGCGGACCGTGCCGGTCAGGGTGTGGGGGTGGCCCAAAAACCGGGAGGCCCGCTCCATGTCGCCCTCCTCCACAAGCTGGCGGATGTAGGTGGAGCTGACGGTCATACCGCCGATTTCCACCCGGGGAATGATGTCGCAGCCAATACCCAACTCCTTGCAGGTCTCCTGGAGCAGCTGAGGATTGCCCTGATTTTTATGGCCGAAATGGAAGTCGTGGCCCGCCACCAGATGGACCGCCTGATGCTCGCCGACCAAAAAGCCGGTGATGAACTCCCGCCAGGGCATGGTCATCATCCGCTGGTCAAAGGGG
This window of the Dysosmobacter acutus genome carries:
- a CDS encoding SpoIIE family protein phosphatase, with the protein product MNKEQMSLLLGCGVRFFLSAALTGSTVAGGYQPFALGFAAAAGTGAAGGAALAGCLTGAALFLEFADALRFLAAAVLIFAAATAFEGTRPAKSPLFTPVLSVFLFLCVHFIYLFQSFRFWDNLFPCLAAAALTGVSARLYTLLLRQEGNRQLTLLYVSVTLLTSVAGLALPGGISPGRAAVCCLLLYTAYQQGMGIGAAAGICTGLAMDLCSGADTLFYAAAYGLSGLLAGLRSRCGRGSAAALTALAALLLSAIWQDTPSLLAETLLGCTVFLFLPGKLFSGKRVQEKEDVTLLDRLRLQLKESSAALRDLYDSFSRNSAPTENPAIIFDRAAEATCRGCALCDLCWQKEYTSTFNAMNDATPFLLERGRALPKDFPPHFSSRCIHFPELLTSINGELSAFLLRRQYRLQMEETRRSAQGQYAQLSDLLASTASHLGQAAPAFGTAPSWRVGAVLSPKEGESVSGDSISSFETTQGRFCMLLSDGMGTGEAARRESSMTLRLMERFLKAGIDPEAALKTLNSALSLRSSDTGSFTTIDLFLLEGDQGAVYKYGAAPSYVKRGGRVQRITGGCLPAGLHTQPAPPDSSHFPLEDGCFVVQISDGVADAGHDEWLLNLLAGFPGSDPQLLANAIVAQVRKQGQMSDDCAVQVLYLCSAGEKKEV
- a CDS encoding bifunctional riboflavin kinase/FAD synthetase, coding for MKVIALGFFDGVHLGHGALLRRTAEVARDRGLSPAVFTFDRPPKAVVTGRPIPLINSPEDRQGLVKRLYGIDKIIMAPFDQRMMTMPWREFITGFLVGEHQAVHLVAGHDFHFGHKNQGNPQLLQETCKELGIGCDIIPRVEIGGMTVSSTYIRQLVEEGDMERASRFLGHPHTLTGTVRHGRGIGRSQLFPTANLIVPPNVLIPSHGVYVTRAYLPDGSAYDAVTNVGNRPTVNNGADITVEASLLHFEGDLYGQTLRLDFFKKLRGEMRFDSVDALRAQIQQDIGATASYLASL